From the Vibrio metoecus genome, one window contains:
- the rppH gene encoding RNA pyrophosphohydrolase — protein sequence MIDGDGYRLNVGIVICNNHGQVFWAKRYGQHSWQFPQGGIDDGESPEQAMYRELYEEVGLTKKDVKVIATSRHWLRYKLPKRLVRWDSQPVCIGQKQKWFLLRLECDESRINMQRGSSPEFDGWRWVTYWYPVRQVVSFKRDVYRRAMKEFASLAMPFKERKVKGKRNTHRG from the coding sequence GTGATCGATGGCGATGGTTACCGGCTGAATGTCGGGATTGTGATTTGTAACAACCATGGTCAGGTTTTCTGGGCGAAACGATACGGGCAACACTCATGGCAATTTCCTCAAGGGGGAATTGATGATGGAGAGTCTCCAGAACAAGCCATGTACCGTGAATTGTATGAAGAGGTTGGGTTAACCAAGAAAGACGTTAAAGTGATTGCGACCAGTCGTCATTGGCTGCGTTATAAATTACCCAAGCGTTTGGTGCGTTGGGATTCTCAACCTGTCTGTATCGGACAAAAACAGAAATGGTTCTTGCTGCGTTTGGAATGTGATGAATCCAGAATCAACATGCAACGTGGCAGTTCCCCTGAGTTTGATGGTTGGCGTTGGGTAACTTACTGGTATCCAGTGAGGCAAGTGGTGTCCTTTAAGCGTGATGTTTATCGCCGTGCAATGAAGGAGTTCGCGTCATTGGCGATGCCATTTAAGGAACGGAAAGTGAAAGGTAAACGTAACACTCACAGAGGTTAG
- the mutH gene encoding DNA mismatch repair endonuclease MutH, producing the protein MKPTPTSQQELLTRAQEIAGLSFAELADEAGMTVPPDLRKDKGWVGQLLEWHLGATAGSKPQQDFEHLGIELKSIPVSYTGKPLETTFVCVAPLTGVHGLTWEQSHVRNKLSKVLWIPVQGEREIPLADRCVGSPLLWSPSVEEEAQLKADWEELMELIVLGKVAQITAKHGEVLQLRPKAANGRAQTEAYGANGRPIKTLPRGFYLRTQFTAQILQRYYA; encoded by the coding sequence ATGAAACCCACACCAACTTCCCAACAAGAATTATTAACTCGCGCTCAAGAAATTGCGGGGCTAAGTTTCGCAGAACTCGCCGATGAAGCAGGAATGACCGTACCGCCAGATCTACGTAAAGACAAAGGTTGGGTTGGCCAATTACTGGAATGGCACTTGGGGGCCACCGCAGGCAGTAAACCACAACAAGATTTTGAGCATTTGGGTATTGAACTGAAAAGTATCCCTGTCAGTTACACAGGAAAACCACTAGAAACGACATTCGTCTGCGTGGCGCCTCTCACAGGCGTGCATGGTTTAACGTGGGAGCAAAGCCATGTTCGCAATAAACTGTCAAAAGTACTTTGGATCCCAGTGCAGGGCGAGCGAGAGATACCCCTTGCGGATCGTTGCGTTGGCTCACCGCTACTGTGGAGTCCTTCTGTAGAAGAAGAAGCACAACTCAAAGCAGATTGGGAAGAGTTGATGGAGTTGATCGTACTTGGCAAAGTAGCACAAATTACCGCCAAACATGGTGAGGTATTACAACTGCGTCCTAAAGCGGCCAATGGTCGTGCACAGACGGAAGCCTACGGTGCAAATGGCCGTCCAATCAAAACCTTACCGCGTGGTTTTTACTTACGCACTCAATTTACCGCGCAAATTCTGCAACGTTACTACGCCTAA